One genomic region from Melioribacteraceae bacterium encodes:
- a CDS encoding DUF362 domain-containing protein — protein sequence MKLAGLIRLSLFATIAALIIIDYSSATGQTQPASKPKTNIEDALKYPRTAFSMPGLYPGKVVQVDHAACTADGKIIYQAAYDMVAKGMLSLTGQNNLKSAWLKFISPKDRIGLKVNPVAGPQLSTSVEVTQAVVKQLEDAGVPRSNIIIWDRREEQLFEAGFNNENFPGIKIIGTERPENGSMYDENGKLHSLKMIDTTWYYWADYEEKYDSATIPYMVNEGKFSYFTKIVTEMVDKIINIPILKNAGSSVTLCLKNLAYGAVTNTGRLHKYLWAETCAEVNAFPPLRDKVVLNIADGIKGCFNGGPGANPQFFCEYKTVLIGTDPVAVDRVGYDIVIKERIKRGVQKEDNPRGRIFMELSQNLNLGIADLEKISWSKMELK from the coding sequence ATGAAACTCGCCGGACTCATCAGATTAAGTCTTTTTGCAACGATTGCCGCCTTGATAATTATTGATTACTCAAGCGCAACAGGTCAGACACAACCTGCTTCAAAACCGAAAACAAATATTGAAGATGCTCTTAAGTATCCACGCACCGCTTTTTCTATGCCGGGTCTCTATCCGGGCAAAGTGGTGCAGGTTGATCACGCAGCCTGCACGGCCGACGGTAAAATTATTTATCAGGCGGCATATGATATGGTTGCCAAGGGGATGCTCTCCTTAACAGGCCAAAATAATTTGAAAAGCGCATGGCTTAAATTTATTTCCCCGAAAGACAGAATCGGTCTAAAAGTTAATCCTGTTGCCGGACCTCAACTTTCAACAAGCGTTGAAGTAACGCAGGCAGTCGTAAAACAGCTCGAAGATGCCGGGGTGCCAAGAAGCAACATTATTATTTGGGACCGGCGCGAAGAGCAGCTCTTCGAAGCCGGATTCAATAACGAAAATTTTCCGGGGATTAAAATTATAGGAACGGAGCGACCGGAAAACGGCTCGATGTACGATGAGAACGGAAAACTCCACAGCCTGAAAATGATTGATACCACGTGGTACTACTGGGCTGATTATGAAGAGAAATATGATTCCGCTACAATTCCATACATGGTAAACGAAGGGAAATTTTCCTACTTTACAAAAATCGTAACTGAAATGGTGGATAAGATAATTAACATTCCGATTCTTAAGAACGCAGGCTCTTCCGTTACTCTCTGTCTTAAAAATTTAGCTTACGGAGCAGTAACAAACACAGGCCGCCTCCATAAATATCTCTGGGCTGAAACGTGCGCTGAAGTAAATGCTTTTCCTCCTCTCCGGGATAAAGTGGTTCTGAATATTGCCGATGGAATTAAAGGCTGTTTCAACGGAGGGCCCGGCGCCAATCCGCAATTCTTCTGCGAATATAAAACCGTCCTTATCGGAACTGATCCGGTTGCTGTTGACCGCGTTGGATACGATATAGTTATTAAAGAAAGGATTAAAAGGGGCGTTCAGAAAGAGGATAATCCCCGGGGAAGAATTTTTATGGAGCTTTCCCAGAATCTGAATCTCGGTATTGCGGATCTTGAAAAAATCTCATGGTCCAAAATGGAATTGAAATAA
- a CDS encoding PQQ-binding-like beta-propeller repeat protein: MKLKIFISFLFLYIVFPAADIPAQSSEGYTLIWNADHGYHMFDVCFSPDGKKILAIEGTVSANSVKLFDALSGQLIWSKNAAAEFGRFSPDMSKVYIGGASTLALNISDGSQIWINNQPADCLDLNNQGTHIVVGKETDRVNGKVVMIRTSDGSKVWEGTTKGPVNSIKFSYDGSKVISGGGDLSDREAILWSSINGTKIWTHLSGPIIYTVNFSPDGNSIIVGTDWQVITMLNAASGSVGWTHTLIERFLDSGFTPDSKKVFLSSNNSYIRVFDVTTGALQWDKVINGSNSHNVIRSSPDGTRLATGSSDKYLNVFDMADGTTLFRGLHNSQVNRLNYSYDGTRIVTGTFYGGKVSVWQKDGTVHVNEFPSTLPDTYQLFQNYPNPFNPATVISYQIPSYAFVRLRVYDILGNEVAALVDKEQHAGFYSVTFNAKNLTSGIYFYRLEAGSFSEAKKLILVK; encoded by the coding sequence ATGAAATTAAAAATTTTTATTTCGTTTTTATTTCTTTATATAGTTTTCCCTGCCGCTGATATCCCCGCTCAATCATCAGAAGGATATACTCTAATATGGAACGCTGATCACGGATATCACATGTTCGATGTCTGCTTCAGTCCCGACGGTAAGAAAATTCTTGCAATCGAAGGAACCGTATCGGCTAATTCTGTAAAACTTTTTGACGCTCTTTCGGGTCAGCTTATCTGGTCCAAGAACGCCGCTGCAGAATTCGGAAGGTTCAGCCCCGATATGTCGAAAGTTTATATTGGAGGGGCCAGCACCCTTGCTTTGAACATATCGGACGGAAGCCAGATCTGGATAAACAACCAGCCGGCCGATTGCCTGGATCTTAACAATCAGGGAACTCATATTGTTGTTGGAAAAGAAACCGACAGGGTTAACGGAAAAGTTGTGATGATAAGGACATCAGACGGTTCTAAAGTCTGGGAGGGAACTACAAAAGGTCCGGTAAACAGTATTAAATTCAGTTACGACGGCAGCAAGGTTATTTCCGGCGGAGGAGACCTCTCCGACAGAGAAGCAATCCTGTGGAGTAGTATCAACGGAACCAAAATCTGGACTCATTTAAGCGGACCGATAATCTATACCGTAAATTTCAGTCCCGACGGAAACAGTATAATAGTGGGGACCGACTGGCAGGTAATTACAATGCTCAACGCGGCTTCGGGCTCCGTCGGGTGGACTCATACTTTAATCGAACGGTTTCTGGATTCCGGATTCACGCCCGACAGCAAAAAGGTTTTTCTCTCATCCAACAACAGTTATATAAGAGTATTCGATGTTACAACAGGAGCGCTGCAGTGGGACAAAGTAATCAACGGTTCAAATTCTCACAATGTTATTAGATCCTCTCCGGACGGGACAAGACTGGCAACAGGCTCCAGCGATAAGTACCTGAATGTTTTTGATATGGCTGATGGAACAACACTATTCAGAGGTCTGCACAACTCTCAGGTTAACAGACTTAATTATAGTTATGATGGGACACGAATAGTCACCGGCACATTTTACGGCGGGAAGGTCAGCGTATGGCAGAAAGACGGAACTGTACACGTAAATGAATTTCCCAGTACACTTCCGGATACTTATCAGCTATTTCAAAATTATCCTAATCCTTTCAATCCGGCTACGGTGATCAGCTATCAGATACCGTCCTACGCGTTTGTAAGGTTGAGGGTTTATGATATTCTCGGTAACGAAGTTGCCGCACTGGTAGACAAAGAGCAGCACGCGGGTTTTTACAGCGTAACTTTCAACGCTAAGAATCTAACAAGCGGAATTTATTTCTACAGGCTGGAAGCCGGATCATTCAGCGAAGCAAAGAAATTAATACTCGTAAAATAA